In one Variovorax sp. V213 genomic region, the following are encoded:
- a CDS encoding LysR family transcriptional regulator codes for MKALDSLRIFVATQRKGSLSAAARSLSLSPATISRRISALEEELGVQLVDRTSRNLKVTEAGQAFLERAEAMLELMSEAEQAVHNARQRPEGRLRVHSRTHIGLRVLAPLLPRFAELYPDIRVELELSEHPINLVEHDFDVDIRTGESNDSGFVIKRLLSSDEVLVASPAFLKIYSRIRHPSDLPQVRCLTYRRDREVITWKYIDEAGEQQELNIQGVLSANNGELLRLAAIGGMGVALLSEATVRNDLRDGTLVRLLPEYRFAVRAFSNGVFAVFRQSRALPLKVRAFVDYVADALRTEPPQAPPK; via the coding sequence ATGAAGGCTCTCGACTCGCTGCGCATCTTTGTCGCCACCCAGAGGAAAGGCAGCCTCTCGGCCGCGGCCCGCAGCCTCAGCCTTTCGCCGGCGACCATCTCGCGGCGCATCAGCGCACTGGAAGAAGAACTGGGTGTGCAATTGGTGGACCGCACCAGCCGCAACCTCAAGGTGACCGAAGCGGGCCAGGCCTTCCTGGAGCGGGCCGAGGCGATGCTGGAACTGATGAGCGAAGCCGAGCAGGCCGTGCACAACGCGCGGCAGCGGCCCGAAGGCCGGCTGCGCGTCCATTCGCGCACGCACATCGGCCTGCGGGTGCTGGCACCGCTGCTGCCGCGCTTCGCGGAGCTCTATCCCGACATCCGCGTCGAGCTCGAACTCTCCGAGCATCCGATCAACCTGGTGGAGCATGACTTCGACGTGGACATCCGCACCGGCGAGTCCAACGATTCGGGCTTCGTCATCAAGCGACTGCTATCGAGCGACGAAGTGCTGGTGGCCAGCCCGGCCTTCCTGAAGATCTATTCGCGCATCCGGCACCCGAGCGACCTGCCGCAGGTGCGCTGCCTCACCTACCGGCGTGACCGCGAGGTGATCACCTGGAAGTACATCGACGAGGCCGGCGAGCAGCAGGAGCTGAACATCCAGGGCGTGCTGAGCGCGAACAACGGCGAGCTGCTGCGGCTTGCAGCCATCGGCGGCATGGGCGTGGCGCTGCTGTCCGAGGCCACGGTGCGCAACGACCTGCGCGATGGCACGCTGGTGCGGCTGCTCCCCGAATACCGCTTCGCCGTCCGTGCGTTCTCCAACGGCGTCTTCGCCGTCTTCCGGCAGAGCCGCGCGCTGCCGCTGAAGGTTCGCGCGTTCGTCGACTATGTGGCGGACGCGCTCCGAACCGAGCCCCCTCAGGCCCCGCCGAAATGA
- a CDS encoding SMP-30/gluconolactonase/LRE family protein codes for MAVQIIRVGTTKDQLGESPCWDADAQALNWIDALSGTLWRLKPEAGEPERHLLPAPVGSIAPCRGAAVVMALRNSFARYDFATRTLEHLARIPIDDPKVRFNDGKCDPAGHFLAGTMHLDRQAGEAVAGGLYRLRTDARVEQLADDIGFANGPCFSLDGRVLYLADSLERIIWAYDYEPDGPLHNKRVFAKTHAFDAGPDGATVDAQGFLWTVLTRAARLARFAPDGGLDLLVDLPMSYPTSICFGGPRLEDMYLTSISRSARLEGRKAQDGGLFRISGLPAPGRLPHHFGGA; via the coding sequence ATGGCCGTGCAGATCATCAGAGTCGGAACGACGAAGGACCAATTGGGCGAGAGCCCGTGCTGGGATGCCGATGCCCAGGCGCTGAACTGGATCGACGCGTTGTCGGGCACGTTGTGGCGGCTGAAACCCGAAGCCGGGGAGCCCGAGCGGCACCTGCTGCCTGCGCCGGTGGGTTCGATCGCGCCTTGCCGCGGCGCGGCCGTCGTGATGGCGCTGCGCAACAGCTTCGCGCGCTACGACTTCGCGACGCGGACGCTGGAGCATCTGGCCCGCATCCCCATCGATGATCCGAAGGTTCGCTTCAACGACGGAAAGTGCGATCCGGCGGGCCACTTCCTGGCGGGCACCATGCATCTGGATCGCCAGGCCGGGGAGGCGGTGGCGGGTGGGCTCTACCGGCTGCGCACCGACGCGCGCGTGGAGCAGCTGGCCGACGACATCGGCTTTGCGAACGGACCGTGCTTCAGTCTTGACGGCCGTGTGCTGTACCTGGCCGACAGCCTGGAGCGAATCATCTGGGCCTACGACTACGAGCCGGACGGGCCGTTGCACAACAAGCGCGTTTTTGCGAAGACGCACGCGTTCGACGCCGGTCCCGACGGCGCGACGGTCGACGCGCAAGGGTTCCTCTGGACCGTGCTGACCCGCGCGGCCCGGCTTGCGCGCTTTGCACCCGACGGCGGTCTGGACCTTCTGGTCGACCTGCCGATGAGCTACCCGACCAGCATCTGCTTCGGCGGGCCGCGTCTGGAGGACATGTACCTGACCTCGATTTCCCGCAGCGCACGGCTGGAAGGGCGCAAGGCGCAGGACGGCGGGCTGTTCCGGATCTCAGGCCTGCCCGCGCCGGGGCGCTTGCCCCATCATTTCGGCGGGGCCTGA
- a CDS encoding Bug family tripartite tricarboxylate transporter substrate binding protein has translation MSYRKLAIGLALGACALAPALAQQVTRIVVPFAAGGGTDQYCRILAQELNKQGLNVIIENKPGASGILAADYVARAKPDGQTVLVSSLGTLANNSVLYDKLPYDPAKDFAPVTQIAYQPAIVVGRTDLPYKNIKEMVAYAKQNPGKINRGSPGAAILTNLAPIAFEKEQGFSTLHIPFNGDAPALQALLGNQIDIHGTSITGSLPYVKAGKLRVLGVMDSQRLPQVPDAPTFKEQGFDMEATLWYSLSVPAGTPRPAIDRLNKAVNQVIADPEFVARARAIGMEPRGGTPEELGKFIKVEADRWLPILRSLNLPKQSH, from the coding sequence ATGAGCTATCGCAAACTCGCCATCGGGTTGGCGCTGGGTGCCTGCGCGCTCGCACCCGCACTGGCCCAGCAGGTGACCCGCATCGTCGTGCCGTTCGCCGCCGGCGGCGGCACCGACCAGTACTGCCGCATCCTCGCCCAGGAACTCAACAAGCAGGGCCTGAACGTGATCATCGAGAACAAGCCGGGCGCCAGCGGCATCCTCGCGGCCGACTACGTCGCGCGCGCCAAGCCGGACGGCCAGACGGTGCTCGTGTCCTCGCTGGGTACGCTCGCGAACAACAGCGTGCTCTACGACAAGCTGCCCTACGACCCCGCGAAGGACTTCGCGCCGGTCACGCAGATCGCCTACCAGCCCGCCATCGTCGTGGGCCGCACCGATTTGCCGTACAAGAACATCAAGGAGATGGTGGCCTACGCCAAGCAGAACCCCGGCAAGATCAATCGCGGTTCGCCCGGCGCGGCCATCCTGACCAACCTGGCCCCCATTGCCTTCGAAAAGGAACAAGGCTTCAGCACTTTGCACATTCCTTTCAACGGGGACGCCCCCGCGCTGCAGGCCCTGCTGGGCAACCAGATCGACATCCACGGCACGTCGATCACCGGATCGCTGCCCTATGTGAAGGCCGGCAAGTTGCGCGTGCTCGGCGTGATGGATTCACAGCGCCTGCCACAGGTGCCCGACGCCCCCACCTTCAAGGAGCAGGGCTTCGATATGGAAGCCACGCTGTGGTACTCCCTCTCGGTTCCCGCCGGCACCCCCAGGCCGGCGATCGATCGCCTGAACAAGGCCGTGAACCAGGTGATCGCCGACCCCGAATTCGTGGCCCGCGCGCGCGCCATCGGCATGGAGCCCCGCGGCGGCACGCCCGAAGAGCTGGGGAAGTTCATCAAGGTCGAGGCCGACCGCTGGCTTCCGATCCTGCGCAGCCTGAATCTGCCCAAGCAATCGCACTGA
- a CDS encoding CaiB/BaiF CoA transferase family protein, giving the protein MIHSSMQPLAGIRVLDLSRVMAGPLCGMALADLGADVIKVEHPERGDDTRDWGVRIGSHNTSYFNSCNRNKRSICVDLQDKEGQNIVRKLAAQCDVVIQNFKYGGAQKMGLGYEDLRSLNPKIIYCSISGYSVLSQEKARPGYDLVIQGETGLMAMNGEEGQGPLKFGIAAVDMFTGMYSAQAILAVLFERTRTGEGRHIQMSLYDSGMMITSYYGLTAWLNKGDPAKFGNSHPSIVPYGVFKAADGPVVIAVGNNGQFRKFCDEVIFCPELPVDPKFATNTERSKHRHELLPLLLAKIGQFSRADLIERMNKAGIPCGEVLGLYEALQSDRTAQTQVWHQFEDAQAGPQAVHAPPYIIDGARSGVRHHPPHLGEHTAEVLRELLEMGDGQLESLSQRSVIK; this is encoded by the coding sequence ATGATCCACTCTTCCATGCAACCTCTTGCCGGCATCCGCGTGCTGGACTTGTCCAGGGTCATGGCAGGCCCGCTGTGCGGCATGGCGCTGGCCGACCTGGGCGCGGACGTGATCAAGGTCGAGCATCCCGAGCGCGGCGACGACACGCGCGACTGGGGCGTGCGCATCGGCAGCCACAACACGTCCTACTTCAACAGCTGCAACCGCAACAAGCGCTCCATCTGCGTGGACCTGCAGGACAAGGAGGGCCAGAACATCGTGCGCAAACTCGCAGCGCAGTGCGACGTGGTCATCCAGAACTTCAAGTACGGCGGCGCGCAGAAGATGGGCCTGGGCTACGAAGACCTGCGCAGCCTCAACCCGAAGATCATCTACTGCTCGATCTCGGGCTATTCGGTGCTGAGCCAGGAAAAGGCGCGGCCGGGCTACGACCTCGTGATCCAGGGCGAAACCGGCTTGATGGCCATGAACGGCGAAGAAGGCCAGGGCCCGCTGAAGTTCGGCATTGCCGCGGTCGACATGTTCACCGGCATGTACTCGGCCCAGGCCATCCTGGCCGTGCTCTTCGAACGCACGCGCACCGGTGAAGGCCGCCACATCCAGATGTCGCTGTACGACAGCGGGATGATGATCACCTCCTACTACGGGCTCACCGCCTGGCTGAACAAGGGCGACCCGGCCAAGTTCGGCAACTCGCACCCATCGATCGTGCCTTATGGTGTCTTCAAGGCTGCCGATGGCCCGGTAGTGATCGCCGTCGGCAACAACGGCCAGTTCAGGAAGTTCTGCGACGAGGTGATTTTTTGCCCCGAACTGCCGGTCGATCCGAAGTTCGCCACCAACACCGAACGCTCGAAGCACCGGCATGAATTGCTGCCGCTCCTGCTTGCGAAGATCGGACAGTTTTCACGCGCCGATCTCATCGAACGCATGAACAAGGCAGGCATTCCCTGCGGGGAGGTGCTCGGCCTCTATGAAGCGCTGCAGTCGGACCGTACGGCGCAGACACAGGTCTGGCACCAGTTCGAAGACGCACAGGCGGGGCCGCAGGCCGTCCACGCGCCGCCCTACATCATCGACGGTGCGCGCTCTGGCGTGCGCCACCACCCGCCGCACCTGGGGGAGCACACGGCCGAAGTGCTGCGTGAACTGCTCGAGATGGGCGATGGCCAACTTGAATCCCTGAGTCAGAGGAGCGTCATCAAATGA
- a CDS encoding acyl-CoA dehydrogenase family protein, producing the protein MIRDPSAFNETLGALRRYVREQLIPREAEVEQLDEVPADLVDDLASRGFFGWSIPQAWNGGGMTTEELVLAAMELSQASVAFRARVGTNTGIGSEALVADGTPEQKARYLPLLASGALTGAFALTEPGAGSDATALTTSAVRDGDHYVLNGTKCFITNAPIAGLFTVMARTDPQDRSAHGISAFLVERGTPGLATGEPYRKMGQAGSPVSEVHLADCRVPADSIIGGVEGMGFKTAMKVLNKQRIHLAALCTGPAIRMLDEAVAWTCQRRQFGQPVASFQLVQALIADCQTEIQAARALILQTARQRDAGEDVTMQASICKYFASEMCGRVADRCVQMLGGTGFIHGHPIERFYRDVRLFRLYEGTSQIHQLNIAKRTIAAAGYRLGE; encoded by the coding sequence ATGATCCGAGATCCTTCTGCGTTCAATGAAACGCTGGGCGCGCTGCGGCGCTACGTGCGCGAGCAACTGATTCCGCGTGAGGCGGAGGTCGAGCAGCTGGACGAAGTGCCCGCCGACCTCGTGGATGACCTGGCGAGCCGGGGCTTTTTCGGGTGGTCCATTCCCCAGGCGTGGAACGGCGGCGGGATGACGACCGAAGAACTGGTGCTGGCTGCGATGGAGCTGTCGCAAGCCTCCGTTGCTTTCAGGGCGCGCGTTGGAACCAATACCGGCATTGGCTCCGAGGCCCTGGTCGCAGACGGCACGCCCGAGCAGAAGGCCCGCTACCTGCCGTTGCTGGCCAGTGGCGCCCTGACCGGCGCATTCGCGCTGACCGAGCCCGGTGCCGGCTCGGACGCGACCGCACTGACGACGAGCGCCGTACGCGATGGCGATCACTACGTGCTCAACGGAACCAAGTGCTTCATCACCAATGCGCCGATCGCGGGGCTGTTCACGGTGATGGCGCGCACCGATCCGCAAGATCGGTCCGCCCACGGCATATCGGCTTTCCTGGTCGAGCGCGGAACGCCCGGGCTTGCAACGGGCGAGCCGTACCGCAAGATGGGGCAGGCCGGCTCGCCGGTGTCCGAGGTGCATCTGGCCGACTGCCGCGTGCCGGCCGACAGCATCATCGGCGGCGTGGAGGGCATGGGCTTCAAGACGGCAATGAAGGTGCTCAACAAGCAGCGCATCCATCTTGCGGCGCTGTGCACGGGCCCCGCCATCCGCATGCTGGACGAAGCCGTCGCGTGGACCTGCCAGCGTCGGCAATTCGGCCAGCCGGTCGCCAGCTTCCAGCTGGTGCAGGCCTTGATCGCCGACTGCCAGACCGAAATCCAGGCCGCACGGGCATTGATCCTGCAGACCGCGCGCCAGCGCGACGCCGGTGAGGACGTGACCATGCAGGCGTCGATCTGCAAGTACTTCGCGTCGGAGATGTGCGGGCGCGTGGCGGACCGCTGCGTGCAGATGCTGGGCGGCACGGGTTTCATCCACGGCCATCCCATCGAGCGCTTCTACCGCGACGTCCGGCTGTTCCGCCTCTACGAAGGCACGAGCCAGATCCATCAGCTGAACATCGCCAAGCGCACCATCGCCGCGGCCGGCTATCGCCTGGGCGAATGA
- a CDS encoding SDR family NAD(P)-dependent oxidoreductase, with translation MSPLFDDTVALVSGASQGIGFAIATRLLEAGCRVALTDLDADGTRDAAARTGYPTDRVRPHALDVRDAAQCAALVADVEQAWGPVGVLVNNAGVGGRSATFEAQALSEDIDHVMAVNVKGVLNLTVACTEGLYRTRGAVVNVASITSLVATSAHMAYGASKGAVAQLTKFLARDFGPHGVRVNAVAPGLVMTPMTAHIADDAERHERMVRRTFLRRVGDPQDIAGPVVFLASQQARYVTGTILPVDGGYTAN, from the coding sequence ATGAGTCCGCTGTTCGACGACACCGTGGCCCTGGTCAGCGGCGCGAGCCAGGGAATCGGTTTTGCCATTGCAACCCGCCTGCTCGAGGCCGGCTGCCGCGTGGCACTGACCGACCTGGACGCCGACGGGACGCGCGACGCGGCCGCGCGCACGGGCTACCCCACCGACCGGGTGCGACCCCATGCGCTGGACGTGCGCGATGCCGCGCAATGCGCCGCCTTGGTTGCCGACGTGGAGCAGGCTTGGGGCCCCGTGGGCGTGCTCGTGAACAACGCCGGTGTGGGTGGCCGCAGTGCCACGTTCGAGGCACAGGCGCTTTCGGAAGACATCGACCACGTGATGGCGGTGAACGTCAAGGGCGTGCTCAATCTGACGGTGGCATGCACCGAAGGCCTGTACCGCACACGCGGCGCCGTCGTCAACGTGGCATCCATCACCTCGCTCGTCGCGACCTCGGCCCACATGGCCTATGGCGCCTCGAAGGGCGCTGTCGCTCAATTGACCAAGTTCCTGGCGCGAGATTTCGGGCCTCATGGCGTGCGCGTCAATGCCGTGGCACCCGGCTTGGTGATGACGCCCATGACCGCCCACATCGCGGATGACGCCGAGCGCCATGAGCGGATGGTGCGCCGCACGTTTCTGCGCCGCGTGGGCGACCCGCAGGACATCGCAGGGCCTGTGGTGTTCCTGGCTTCGCAGCAGGCGCGCTACGTGACCGGAACCATCCTGCCGGTCGACGGCGGCTACACCGCCAACTGA
- a CDS encoding Bug family tripartite tricarboxylate transporter substrate binding protein, producing the protein MHIRKRLSGFLLGLGLAVAAAQAQQPLRIVVPFAAGGGTDQYARLLASELTKHGTQTIVENKPGASGIVAADSVARSKPDGTTLLMSSLSILASNTVMYDKLPYDPVKSFTPVTQIAYQPTIIVGRSDLPYKNIKEMVAYAKAHPDKINRGSPGASVLTNLAPLAFEGMAGIRTTHIPFNGDSPGLQALLGSQTDIQGTSITGPLQHVKAGKMRVLGVMDSKRLPQVPEAPTFKEQGYDIEALLWYALSAPAATPKDTVDKLNRAVNQVLVDPDFIARSQAIGMEPRGGTPQALADYVKAETQRWVPLLQRLDLPKQGQ; encoded by the coding sequence ATGCATATCCGAAAGCGCCTCAGCGGCTTTCTGCTCGGGCTGGGCCTCGCCGTCGCTGCGGCGCAGGCTCAGCAACCCCTGCGTATCGTGGTTCCTTTCGCGGCTGGCGGCGGAACGGACCAATACGCGCGGCTGCTGGCTTCGGAGCTCACCAAGCATGGCACCCAGACCATCGTGGAGAACAAGCCCGGCGCCAGCGGCATCGTGGCAGCAGACAGCGTGGCCCGTTCCAAGCCCGATGGCACCACCTTGCTGATGAGCTCGCTGAGCATTCTGGCCAGCAACACCGTGATGTACGACAAACTGCCCTACGACCCCGTGAAGAGCTTCACGCCGGTCACACAGATCGCCTATCAGCCGACCATCATCGTGGGACGCTCGGATCTGCCTTACAAGAACATCAAGGAAATGGTGGCTTATGCCAAGGCCCATCCGGACAAGATCAACCGGGGCTCCCCGGGCGCATCCGTCCTGACCAACCTGGCGCCACTGGCCTTCGAGGGCATGGCCGGCATCCGCACGACGCACATCCCGTTCAACGGAGATTCTCCCGGCCTGCAGGCCCTGCTCGGCAGCCAGACCGACATCCAGGGCACCTCCATCACTGGCCCGCTGCAGCACGTCAAGGCGGGCAAGATGCGCGTACTGGGTGTGATGGACTCCAAGCGTCTCCCGCAGGTGCCGGAAGCACCCACTTTCAAGGAGCAGGGCTACGACATCGAGGCGCTGCTCTGGTATGCGCTTTCCGCGCCTGCCGCCACGCCGAAGGACACTGTCGACAAGCTCAACCGCGCCGTCAACCAGGTGTTGGTCGATCCTGACTTCATCGCGCGTTCGCAAGCGATCGGCATGGAGCCTCGCGGCGGCACACCGCAAGCGCTGGCCGACTATGTGAAGGCCGAGACGCAGCGCTGGGTGCCCCTGCTTCAGCGCCTGGACCTGCCCAAGCAGGGGCAATGA
- a CDS encoding MFS transporter yields MDQAMNLQGEASPRSSTAGMGYKAMLASGIGHFLEWFEFATYSYLAVVFSKNFFHFASDSTSLLLSFATFGVGFVARPLGGIVLGQLGNRLGRRSLLVSTMWMMALSTFAIGCLPTYDSIGLWAPIFLVTLRLIQGFSLGGEWAAAAMYMVEWAPDSKRGFFGSLHQVSGALGLLFGSITVAILSSTLNQEAFNNWGWRVPFLFAAVIGPIAVVIRRRIGETPAFEKLKAERTSGQMRAPVARHSNKLKNSIVTFSLASTWSLLFFIVMSYMPVFLQKHVKIPASETFWISSLGLVALVAATPIMGAISDRVGRRPVLLAGCAVFAVFTYLLFSFLLAGGGFAEALIVEVALALMLSLFCGPGTATLIEIFPTELRSGWMSSIYSLSTAIAGGFAPFIATWLVGVTGLGIAPTFLVIGFAISGIVTVLAMRETAFKKL; encoded by the coding sequence ATGGACCAAGCGATGAACCTTCAAGGGGAAGCATCCCCGCGCAGCTCGACTGCAGGCATGGGTTACAAGGCGATGTTAGCGAGCGGAATCGGCCATTTTCTGGAATGGTTCGAATTCGCAACGTACAGCTATCTGGCCGTTGTCTTCTCGAAGAATTTTTTCCATTTCGCCTCTGATAGCACGTCGTTGCTGCTTTCCTTCGCGACCTTCGGCGTAGGCTTTGTAGCGCGACCGCTTGGCGGCATTGTGCTCGGGCAATTGGGCAATCGCCTCGGGCGACGCTCGCTTCTGGTCTCGACCATGTGGATGATGGCCTTAAGCACGTTTGCCATCGGTTGCCTTCCCACATACGACAGTATTGGACTGTGGGCTCCAATCTTTCTGGTCACTCTGCGGCTGATCCAGGGCTTCTCGCTCGGCGGTGAATGGGCCGCGGCGGCTATGTACATGGTTGAATGGGCACCCGATTCGAAACGTGGATTCTTCGGCAGCCTGCATCAGGTTTCTGGCGCACTCGGCCTCCTGTTCGGCTCGATCACGGTAGCCATACTCAGTTCGACGCTGAACCAGGAAGCCTTCAACAACTGGGGATGGCGTGTGCCGTTCTTGTTCGCGGCGGTCATCGGGCCGATCGCGGTGGTGATTCGCCGGCGAATCGGAGAAACCCCTGCCTTCGAAAAGCTCAAGGCTGAGCGTACCTCGGGTCAGATGCGCGCCCCAGTGGCCCGCCATTCGAACAAGCTGAAAAACTCGATTGTGACTTTCAGCCTAGCGTCGACCTGGTCCCTGCTCTTTTTTATCGTAATGAGTTACATGCCAGTTTTCTTGCAGAAACATGTGAAGATTCCTGCCTCGGAGACATTCTGGATCAGCAGTCTGGGGCTCGTCGCGCTGGTCGCTGCCACGCCGATCATGGGGGCGATCTCGGACCGTGTGGGCCGCCGTCCAGTGTTGCTGGCAGGCTGCGCGGTGTTCGCGGTGTTCACCTACCTCCTATTCTCGTTTCTCTTGGCCGGTGGCGGTTTTGCCGAAGCGCTCATCGTCGAAGTGGCTCTGGCATTGATGCTGTCGCTATTCTGCGGGCCTGGCACCGCCACGCTGATCGAGATTTTTCCGACTGAACTCAGGAGCGGGTGGATGTCATCGATCTACAGCCTGTCGACCGCCATCGCCGGAGGATTTGCCCCATTCATCGCCACATGGCTCGTGGGCGTCACGGGGCTGGGTATCGCTCCGACTTTCTTAGTTATCGGCTTCGCCATTTCGGGCATCGTCACGGTGCTTGCGATGCGCGAGACCGCCTTCAAAAAGCTGTGA
- a CDS encoding enoyl-CoA hydratase/isomerase family protein, which yields MNCSSRQWSTITLHRHDSVLVVHLNRPDQLNAINRTMREDLRQLFDQAGHDDEVSALVLAANGRAFCAGHDIKELSTLSPAEANAVMLEIGSLYRAIRAFPKPLVSALNGLTLGGGAALALFSDSRLASPEFELGFPEIDRGLVSALAPWLLGLFMPQAIAHQIVLSGARLSAEHCGQIGLVDATVSRDELLSRSSSAALMLAKKPQAAFSLMKSRFATVTEAGFVEALQAGATMQELARAQRG from the coding sequence ATGAACTGCTCATCGCGCCAATGGTCCACGATCACACTGCATCGGCATGACAGTGTGCTCGTCGTGCATCTGAATCGCCCGGATCAACTCAACGCGATCAACCGGACCATGCGGGAGGATTTGCGCCAGTTATTCGATCAAGCGGGGCACGATGACGAAGTCTCCGCGCTTGTACTGGCTGCCAACGGCAGGGCGTTCTGTGCCGGACACGATATTAAAGAACTGTCGACTCTCTCGCCGGCTGAAGCAAATGCCGTGATGCTCGAGATCGGCAGTCTCTATCGCGCTATTCGTGCTTTCCCGAAGCCCTTGGTCTCGGCACTCAATGGACTAACCCTAGGCGGCGGGGCGGCCCTCGCGCTGTTCTCAGATTCGCGCTTGGCTTCGCCAGAGTTCGAACTCGGTTTTCCCGAGATTGACAGGGGCTTGGTGAGCGCCTTGGCGCCGTGGTTGCTCGGACTTTTTATGCCTCAAGCCATTGCGCATCAAATCGTCTTGAGCGGCGCGCGCTTGTCCGCCGAGCACTGCGGGCAGATCGGCTTGGTCGACGCGACGGTTTCGCGTGACGAACTGCTCTCAAGAAGCTCATCAGCCGCGCTGATGCTGGCGAAGAAGCCGCAGGCGGCGTTTTCCCTCATGAAATCGCGTTTCGCGACAGTGACAGAAGCCGGCTTTGTCGAAGCACTCCAAGCCGGGGCCACTATGCAGGAACTTGCGCGGGCACAGCGGGGGTAA
- a CDS encoding CaiB/BaiF CoA transferase family protein, giving the protein MSEESALSGVVVLDAATYIAAPLSASVLAEFGAQVIKIEHPRGDPLRRFGTKGTSPDASMQWLNENRNKRSVTLDLSKPEGRDLFIDLAKRADVVVENFRPGTFERWGLDWETLHAANRRLVMLRLSAFGQNGPLREHIGLARIAHAFSGVLSISGEVDRPPANPGPTSLADYVAGVYGALGLMLALFERERSGLGQVVDLALYEPMLKTMDEAFAVFNRTGFVRQRFGSQVATVAPTANYECADGRFVTIGVPDDKMFARLSTAMSAPHLADSNSKFTTNALRVKHRDEIENIVRTWVRSHDRDTVIRLLQESDVPCAPILDVAEVASHPQVAARENFVTRPDGAGGTVTMQAPVPKLSRTPGRVVTSGPSLGEATDDVLRSLLGLSDAALADLRAKKII; this is encoded by the coding sequence ATGTCTGAGGAATCTGCTTTAAGTGGGGTGGTCGTTCTCGATGCGGCGACGTATATCGCGGCGCCGCTGAGTGCATCCGTTCTCGCGGAGTTCGGCGCGCAAGTCATCAAGATCGAACATCCGCGCGGAGATCCGCTTCGGCGATTCGGAACCAAAGGAACGTCCCCAGACGCTTCTATGCAGTGGCTCAATGAGAATCGCAACAAACGCTCCGTCACTCTGGATCTGAGCAAGCCCGAAGGCCGCGATCTGTTCATTGACCTTGCAAAGCGAGCAGATGTAGTGGTCGAGAACTTCCGCCCCGGCACCTTCGAGCGCTGGGGTTTGGATTGGGAAACGCTGCACGCGGCCAACCGCCGCCTGGTGATGCTGCGTCTGTCGGCGTTTGGCCAGAATGGCCCCCTGAGAGAGCACATCGGGCTCGCACGCATTGCGCATGCATTCAGTGGCGTCCTGTCCATCAGCGGTGAAGTGGACCGCCCGCCGGCCAACCCGGGGCCCACCTCGCTCGCAGATTACGTCGCGGGGGTCTATGGTGCACTAGGACTGATGCTGGCGCTGTTCGAGCGGGAGCGCTCCGGGCTCGGCCAGGTCGTGGACTTGGCGCTCTATGAGCCAATGCTCAAGACGATGGACGAAGCATTTGCCGTATTCAACCGCACCGGGTTCGTGCGTCAACGTTTCGGATCGCAAGTGGCCACCGTGGCGCCAACTGCGAACTACGAATGCGCTGACGGCCGCTTCGTCACCATTGGCGTACCGGACGACAAGATGTTCGCACGTCTTTCCACCGCGATGAGCGCACCGCATCTGGCGGACAGCAACTCGAAATTCACCACCAACGCGCTGCGCGTCAAGCACAGGGACGAGATAGAGAACATCGTGCGCACCTGGGTTCGTTCGCATGATCGGGACACCGTAATTCGCCTGCTCCAGGAGAGCGATGTTCCATGCGCGCCGATTCTAGACGTAGCAGAAGTCGCAAGTCACCCCCAGGTAGCGGCCCGTGAAAACTTCGTGACACGTCCGGACGGCGCCGGCGGCACGGTCACGATGCAAGCACCCGTGCCCAAACTGTCGCGAACACCTGGGCGTGTAGTCACATCGGGTCCGTCGCTAGGCGAAGCGACTGACGATGTGCTGCGAAGCCTGCTTGGCTTGAGTGACGCGGCGCTGGCGGACTTGCGCGCGAAGAAGATCATATGA